The DNA region AGAGAATGACAACATATCTTGAGGCTCACCCAATTGATCCGGATACAGCACTATCAAACTATTATTAGCAAAATACTTTCCTAATTGCGCGGGAAGTCTCTCAAATGCAGGATCATAAGAGATAGAACCACGACGGGCACTGATAATCACGAGTAAATGATCATAATTCACCTGCCCGGTCAGCAACAGCAAATCTCCCCAATCGTCCAAACGAGAAAAATCAGTCATGGTGGAGCTAAATCTTTTCTTCACCAGAATTTGCAAAAGCGTAGTTGTTTCTTCGTTAGCGAAGAAATGCACCCGGCACCCCAATGTATTTCCCATACGGCAGAAGTGTTCCACCCATTTTTGGAAACCGGCTTCATATTCCGCTTTGGGCGGAACGGCAATATTAATTCTCCGTAAAGTATTAATCGGCATCAGGAACTTAGCAATCATTACTTCCCGATGCAAGCCTTTCAGCAAATTCTCAGCCAGCATGCCAAAGAAAGAGTCTACAATAGTTACCTTACGGTGCAGACCGATCACTACATCCGTCACTCCATGCTCCTTAGCCGTGTGTATAATACCCGAAGCAATATTCAAGTCATAACGGCTAATCAGCTTTAACGGAACATCCGCTGAAGCCGTTATCATCGCCGCTTTCTCCAGATAACGTTTTCCACGGAGTTCCAGAGTTTCCGATGCATTATTATCATTAATTACGTTCAGTGCCAACAGATTATCCCTCTGCTTCGGGTCACGTATCACCAATGACAGATTTACCAAGTCTTCAATCGTATCCGGATTTGCAACCGGTATCAAAATCTTCTCTAGTTCTGCCGGACGCTTTTCATCCTCCAAATGAGCCTCATCAATAGCTATTTTACGGGCAGCGCGTTCAGTAATAAACGAACTCACCACGCAAGTCACAAGGATAAGCAACACAGTACCGTTCAGCACATCATCATTCAGCAATCTTTCACCATTGGGCAAGATAATATTATATCCGACCAAGACGGCAGCCAGTGTTGCAGCAGCCTGGGCATTACTTAAACCGTACATCAATTCCCGCTCAATGGCTCCCATCTTATAGATTTTCTGTGTCAACCAGCAGGCAATCCATTTACCGGTCAAAGCAACCGCTATCATTACTCCTGCCACCTTCAGAGCATCACCATGACCAAAAATCACATGTATATCAATCATCATTCCCACACCAATCAGGAAGTAAGGAATGAAAAGCGCATTACCTACAAATTCCAAATGATTCATTAACGGGGAAACATGGGGGATCAACCGGTTCAACACCAGCCCCGCAAGGAATGCACCAAGGATACCCTCCATTCCTACAAATTCCATCAACCCTGCCCCCAGGAATACCATAGCAAGCACAAAGATGAACTGCATTACATTATCATCGTACCTACGGAAGAACCAACGACCGATACGGGGGAAAAAATACATGATCAATCCGCCAAGGAAAACGACTTTGACCACCAGCCATACCCAAAACAATCCACCGGATTCTCCCTTAAACATACCACCTACTACGGCCAGCACCAACAGCGTAAGTGTATCAGTCACCGCTGTACCACCTACGGCAATACTGACACTTCGATGTCGGGATACACCATATCGGATAACAATGGGATATGCTACCAGAGTATGTGAAGCATACATACTTGCCAACAGGACTGAAGTGATCAAACTATACTTCAAGAAGGTCATGTTCACCACCAGACCGATCATGATTGGAATAATAAAAGCTAATAATCCCAGCATTACGGCCTTTCCCCGATTCTGCTTGAAATCCGCCATATTCATTTCCAGACCGGCCAGAAACATTATATAGTATAAACCCACTTTACCAAACAGTTCAAAACTACTATCCCGCGCCAGAATATTAAATCCATGCTCACCAATAACCAATCCCGCCAATATCATACCAATGATATGTGGAATACGCAATCTATTCAACAAAATGGGAGCAAACAATATGATAAGCAGTACAAGGAGGAATATCCATGTAGGATCAGTAATCGGAAGTTTCAGACTGAAGTCAAATAAGTCCATGGGCTTCAAGTTTTAGGTTTTACGTTGCAAAATAACAAAAAAGTTTTCATTTTATACGTTGTCATACAGCAAATTGTTATAAATTTGCAGCCAATTCTATCGTTTTTAAGCATAGAAGAACATTTTTATAAACTTAATTAAAAAACAAAAGAAAATGAAAGTAGCTATTGTTGGAGCAAGCGGAGCCGTGGGACAGGAGTTCCTGCGTGTGCTCGATGAAAGAAATTTCCCGTTGGATGAGTTAGTGTTGTTCGGGTCTAAACGCAGTGCCGGAACAAAATACACATTCCGCGGTAAACAGATCGAGGTAAAACTCTTGCAACACAACGATGACTTTAAAGGGGTTGATATCGCTTTCACTTCCGCAGGCGCTGGTACCTCTAAAGAGTATGCCGAGACCATCACCAAACATGGTGCCGTGATGATCGATAACTCCAGTGCTTTCCGTATGGATAATGACATACCTTTGGTAGTTCCCGAGGTAAATGCCGCCGACGCAAAAGATCGTCCACGTGGCATCATCGCCAACCCTAACTGTACCACTATACAGATGGTAGTGGCACTGAAAGCCATCGAACAGCTTTCTCACATAAAGACTGTACACGTTTCTACGTATCAGGCTGCCAGCGGTGCAGGTGCTGCCGCTATGGATGAATTATACACACAATACCGCCAGGTGTTAGCAGGTGAATCTGTTACTGTTGAAAAGTTTGCATACCAGTTGGCATTCAACCTCATTCCTCAGATTGATGTATTCACTGATAACGGATACACCAAAGAAGAAATGAAGATGTTCCACGAAACCCGCAAGATCATGCATTCTGACATTAAAGTAAGTGCAACTTGCGTACGCGTTCCGGCTCTTCGTTCTCACTCTGAAAGTATTTGGGTAGAAACAGAACGTCCTATTTCAGTGGAAGAAGCTCGTGAAGCTTTTGCAAAAGGCGACGGCTTGGTATTGCAGGATAACCCTGCCGAAAAGGAATATCCAATGCCTTTGTTCCTGGCAGGCAAAGACCCCGTTTATGTAGGTCGTATCCGTAAGGATCTGGCTAATGAAAACGGTCTGACTTTCTGGATTGTGGGTGACCAGATCAAGAAAGGTGCTGCACTGAACGCTGTACAGATTGCAGAATATTTGGTAAAAGAGAATGCTCTCTAAGCATTACCGATAAAGATATAGCCATTAAAGAAATGGTAATTAATGAAGAAGGGGCTGTCTCGAATGTGAGATAGCCTCTTTTTTCATATTACAATATAAAGAAAAATTCAACTTTCATGGAACAATACACATTCCTTTATAGCTTTTTCGATAAGCTTCTTCGCAGCAGGCCTGCACCCAGGGAAGAAGGATGTATCAAAAACCCCTTTTTTTGAAGTTTTACGCCAATTCCCGGTGATACGGCCTTGATGGAGAATTACAGATTGAAATATACCAAAATTATTATAAGCATACTTCGTATGCGCTTCCTTTATACAGTCTAAACGATTTTTGTAACTTACCAGATATTCATCAAACGGTGGAAGGAACTGAAAGACATTTCTTTCATCAATCTCCACCTCTCCTGCAAGCCCAGGCGAAGAAGCATGTATCAGCATTTCACGGTCGTTATACCGCTCTGTTATCATTTCAGTACCAAGTGAAGCGATGGCATTACGCGCTTCGCCTATACTCAATGCAGACCACCAAACGAAATCTTCCAGTGTGGCCGGACCGTGACTCCTGAAATATCGCCGTGTAAGTTCTGCAAGAGCCTCCTCATGGGAGAGCTCGATGGCATCTGGAATTCTTTCACAGGTCAGTGCATAGGTATGCTTTCCGTTCTTCTCGATGCCGCTACACACAGTACCGTCTGCCTCGCCAAAACTCAGATACATTTTCACGATGGGTTCATCAAGAGCGATGCCCTTCAAGTGGAGTTGTTCATAAACTTCCAGGCTCGTCAGGTGTTGTCCGCTCAACACTTCTTCTATCTGGGGCTTACTGCGGAGGAAATCTTCTTCAGTCAGACTGAAATGCTTGGCATAAAAACGAAATTTAGACAGCAGACCTTTAGTGGATAACCCCGTCATCCATTTGATGTCTCTACCGGGAATGTAATGCCACGTGGGACGCATCACATGAAGACGCAAAATCCGGCCCGTATCCAGCGCCTTTTGCACAGCCGTCAGTGAGGGACTTGCAATACGCAACCCTACAGCCCATTTCGCAGCCCTGATGTCTTGTGCCTGCATGGCACCCATCCATTCAACAACTTCCTCCGGCTTTTCAAACCGTGGCCCTGCAATACCCTGTGACAACATTCTTTGCTTAAGCATGGTTCAAATGATAAAATTATTATTTTAGTATCGGACAGCTTTTTACAAAGATAGAGAATATTTTGTGATATCCAACAATGCCCCTATAGCCCAACAAGAAAAAGGTTAAACTCTAAGTAAATTCGGAAAGCGGAAAGCAATGAGAGTAGAGTTATTGAAATAAACACATGCTATTGCCCCAATTGATAAAATATACGTTGGGTTAGTCCGCATACATCAATATATTCTAACCAAATCCAATTAGGCTGTGAAGGTGGGGTCTCACTACCAATATAATCAAATGCAGCACCTTCATCATCTGGGTATTGATAAAGACATTGCCAATCTTCACCATCTATGAACCATTTGAAATTTGTACCTTCCGGCTTGTTCTCCACATAAGCATAAATAGAGGCTGCTCCTGGATAATAGTCAGAAATACGAATGTAGGGTTCATTTGTTGACATTTCAGCTTGGTTGCAAATTTGCATATTTGCATTAGATGCAGTGAGTATCTGACCTAAAGCGAACATAAATACAAAAAGAGTGAACCAAAAAGTTTTCATAAGCTTGGAATTTAAAAGTTTCCTTATGCATATACAAAAATAATTACATATGCAAAAAGTGAATAAGGTGTGTGCAATTATTACATAATAGTACACACCTTAATATAAATATTACTTGTGATGTTACCAGCCACCAGTTTGAGTCAATGTGAAGCCTTTATTTTTGTAACTTGCAATGATACTGGATCCGACAGGAGCCAAATAATTCTTGTTTGAGAAATCATTTCTTGCAGCAGCGTTAATAGGAATTGCATAACCTACCATGTCTGCTTGATTGCTACCATTCCATACAACTACCGTCCCGTCTTCCTTCATGACAGATTTACCAGCTTCTTTATTTGCGTCGTCCAACTGTTCCGGAAATTCGTTTGGCAAGTCAACCCATGCACCTAACATCGTTTCAGGATACTTTTTGTTGTCCATATAATCCAGCTTGAACCAACGGCGAATATCGTTCAAACGTTGTGTCTCAAAGATAAATTCCATGCGACGTTCACGACGGATTTCCCACATCAGAGGACTGACGTCAGCATCACGTGCTGGGTCATTGGCAATGGATGCGATTTGCAACGGTGCGGTTTTTTGTACACCATTAGCAATAGCAGTCTCATCCAACGGACGGTTGCGAATGGCATTGATAGACTTATCTATATCGGCTTGAGTAACAGCTGTACCGCCTAAGAATTCAGCCATCACTTCTTTCGCTTCAATCCAGTTCAGTAGAACCTCTGAAAGACGGAGGCAAGGAGCTGCATTGATATTGACATTGCTCTCAAATTCATCTGGACGATTAGCATTATCAGCATAATAAGTAGCTCCTTCACGGCTGATAAACTTGTCTTGATAAATATAAGTAAACGAGTTTTTCCAAGAGAAGTTCAAGAAAGTAGCTTCTAGACGCGAGTCACGGGTTTTTGCCAAATCTTTCATGGAGAAACTCTTGGCATTTTTGATATCGGATGCCTGATAAGGCTTTCCATCAGTACAGATGAATGACCGGAGCAGTGCCAGGTTTGCATTAGAGCTCAATGTCTCCTGACCGTTGGAATAGGAAGCCAAGCAGTGGGTTACTTTACCGGCCTCATAGCTGCGATAGAAGATGACTTCCGGATGACTGGTCAGACTGTTGCTGCCAAAGATGGAGCGGAAGTCTTTCGTGCAAGACCACTTATTGCTGTTCATTACGAATTCTGAAGCCTCTATACAAAGTTGCAGGTACTTCTTAGCATTCTCATCACTCAGTTTAGAGCTGGATTCGAGCGTATTGTCTTTATGGTAGTGCTGCCAAGTTCCCTCGAATAGCATGATATTGGAAGCGACAGCGGCTACTACGTACCGATTAATGTTCATAGAGCCGTCATCTATACGTACATTTTCCAACGCATACTTCAAATCATTGTAGATTGCATCTGCCACAGTGCTACGTGCATCTCGGTCTTTATACATAGAAGCCAGATCGGTTTCATCTACGGGAGCATCCCAATAAGGGATGTCACCGAAAGTCATTACAAGACGGTAATATTCGTAAGCACGGAAGAAACGGGCAATACCCATCCAATGGTTATAAGCCTCTTCGGAGAGATTAGCTTTATGTGACTCCAGACGGTCAATGGCAATATTTGTCTTCCGTACCCATGCAAAGTCCCATTGACGACCACCATACTCGGCTCCAGCCCATGTATCCATATCATACTTGCCATTGTCTCCGGGGACAACAGCGGTGAAACTGCTTTGCTTGGCAGAATTGGCAAAGTCATCACTGAACGTATAACCTCTTACGGGAGTAAAATTGGTACCATAGCCACTGTTATATCCTGTAAAGTAGTAAGGATAATAGTAGTTGAAGTAGAGACGATATTGGTCTTCACTTGTCCAATAGGTATCGTCGGTATATTTCGTTTCACTTGGTCTGTCCAGTACGTCGGTACAGGAAGAAAGCCCCAAGCATGCGATGGAAAATGCTGCTATAATATATTTTTTCATTGTTTCCTGAATTTAGAAGGTTAATTGAATACCGATAGAGATTGTGCGGAAAGTAGGAGTACCAATGCCTACACGACCACCGGCATAATTGCTTGTACTGCTGTTAGTCAGATATTCATAGTCTGCGGTTTTTAACACGGCTGCTTCGGGGTCAACAGGAGTACCGTCCAGGTGATCCCAGGTGAAAAGATTCTCGCAAGAAGCATAGATACGTGCTTTCTGGATAAGGGCTTTCTTGGTCAGATGAGCGGGAAGCGTATAGCCTACGGTGATGTTCTTCAAACGCAGGTAAGCCATATTCAACAAGTAGCGATCGGAGTAACACATGTTAAATGAATTGGTTTCATTACCCATGTTGACTGCACGCGGATAGAAGGCATCTGTGCGATCTTCTCTCCAATAGTCGGTGCTGAATCGTTTAGCGATGGCACCATCACCGGTATTGAAACCTGCCAGTGTCAGTGAAGAAGATCCCCACATGTCACATTTGCCCACGCCTTGGAAGAATAGTGAAAGGTCAACCCCCTTCCAGTCTGCGCCTATGCGGAAACTGTACTGGTATCTCGGAGTGGAGTTACCAATAACCACTTTATCACCGTGGCTGTCGATAGTATTGTCACCCGATGTGATTTCACCATCACCGTCAAGATCCTTGTACATTACGTCACCCGGACCGAAGACAAGGCTTCCAGACTGTAAATAAGCTTGGTTATGGGCATTCGGATCTTTCAGCTTATTGATTTCTACTCCTGCGCCTTTGCCCGTAGTTATTTTCTCTTTAACTAAATTACCGTCAGCATCATAAACAAAGTCATCTTTCTGATAAAGACGCTCCACTTTGTAGCCCCATATGTCACCGTAACGTTTGCCTTTATAGTTGCTGTCCAAACCAGTCACATTACCGTAGTTATCAATAATAGTCTTAAAGTCACTTAATGTGGCATTGGCTGTGATGCGCAAACCGTTTTTAAATTGATGGCTATAGTCAAGACCGATTTCCCATCCATCGGTATGCAGGTTACCATAATTTCCTTTTAATGAAGATGTTCCGTAAGAAAAAGTTAAATCTTGGTTCGGAACAATCATGTTTTCTGTCTTGCGGCGGAACCAATCAAACGTCACTCCAAGTTCTCCATTCAGGAAGCGGGCATCCAATCCGATATCGAAAGTGGAGATGTCCTGCCAAGTGATATCACGGGCTACGGAAGTGGGAGTTCCTACGTAGTTGAGGAGATTGCCGTCTCCGCCAATCCAGCTGACTGTGGAGCCGGAAGATATGGTGGAAACATACAGTGAATTGGGTACGGACTGGTCACCAATCTTACCCCAGGATGCACGCAGTTTCAGAGCCGACACGGCTTCTTTGATGGACTGCATAAAAGCTTCCTCGCTTACGCGCCATCCTGCAGAGAATGAAGGATACCAACGCCAACGTTGATCTGCGCCAAAGACGGAAGTACCGTCATAACGTAGGTTGGCTTCCAATAGGTATCTACCTGCATAGTCATAGTTGATACGACCGAAATAGCCTAACTGAGCATTCCAGTCTTTGTCACCATATACATATTGCTCTCCGGTAGCAAAGTTGAACTGAGGATTCTCTACGTCGTTGACCTGCATTCTGCGAGCTTGGCTGTACTCCATGTCGTAGGTTACGCGGTTCATACCAAGCATGAACTTCATGTTATGGTCTTTCAAGAAATTCAATTCATAGGTAGTATAGGCGTTGATGGTGTTACGCATGGAGTTCTCGGTATATCGATCCAAACGGTCGACTCCCGAACCTGCGCCCGTATAAGTACTCATTACTAAATCATAGGCGGGCATATTCTGACCATAGTAATTTACAGTCACTTGATTGCCATTGGCATCCAAGCGCGGTGTTGCGCCACCCCAAGTATTGGCTGCCGTGAAGCGGGTACCAGGACGTAACCAGATATATTCTTGGTTAGCGTGCGAATAATCAAAATCAGCCGTCCATCCCTTCAAAATGTTCAGATGAAGTCCCACATTAATATTGGTATAGTTACGAGTCATCTTGGCGGTATTGGCTTGACTAAACTCAGAGGCTGGACTACGAAGCTCGTTGCCGTTTTCATCTATTCCCATCGGATAAATGTCACTCCAACGGTAACAATAGTACCAAGGATCGAATACACCTGTGGCATTATAAGGATAGCTTTTTTCACGCTTTGAATAGATAGCACCAGCTTTTAGAGTAATCCATTTGTTGAATTCAGTAGTTAGGTTGATAGAAGCGTTGTAACGTTTAAAGTTGTCTTCTTTAGCAGCCTTATTCATACCGTCTTGATCCAAATATCCCAAACCGATATTGAAAGTCGTTTTTCCGCTTTTCCCATTTACCGAGAGATTATGGGTTTGGGCTACAGCTACGTCTTTAACCAAGTAATCATATGGGTCATAATGGCGTACACCGATTTTTCTGTTGTTGGCATCAAGATACCAGTCACGTCCATAGACAGTAGGATCATTCTTACCCACGGTACCGCCGTAAAGTTTTTCCCACTCTTTGGACCGTTCAATACCTTCACGGGTAATGTAGAAAAATGCACCGGCAAGTGTACCACCAGTACGTTCTGCCGCATCCATAATATACTCCATACC from Bacteroides sp. MSB163 includes:
- a CDS encoding cation:proton antiporter, yielding MDLFDFSLKLPITDPTWIFLLVLLIILFAPILLNRLRIPHIIGMILAGLVIGEHGFNILARDSSFELFGKVGLYYIMFLAGLEMNMADFKQNRGKAVMLGLLAFIIPIMIGLVVNMTFLKYSLITSVLLASMYASHTLVAYPIVIRYGVSRHRSVSIAVGGTAVTDTLTLLVLAVVGGMFKGESGGLFWVWLVVKVVFLGGLIMYFFPRIGRWFFRRYDDNVMQFIFVLAMVFLGAGLMEFVGMEGILGAFLAGLVLNRLIPHVSPLMNHLEFVGNALFIPYFLIGVGMMIDIHVIFGHGDALKVAGVMIAVALTGKWIACWLTQKIYKMGAIERELMYGLSNAQAAATLAAVLVGYNIILPNGERLLNDDVLNGTVLLILVTCVVSSFITERAARKIAIDEAHLEDEKRPAELEKILIPVANPDTIEDLVNLSLVIRDPKQRDNLLALNVINDNNASETLELRGKRYLEKAAMITASADVPLKLISRYDLNIASGIIHTAKEHGVTDVVIGLHRKVTIVDSFFGMLAENLLKGLHREVMIAKFLMPINTLRRINIAVPPKAEYEAGFQKWVEHFCRMGNTLGCRVHFFANEETTTLLQILVKKRFSSTMTDFSRLDDWGDLLLLTGQVNYDHLLVIISARRGSISYDPAFERLPAQLGKYFANNSLIVLYPDQLGEPQDMLSFSNPRGNNEDQHYEKVGKWFYKWFRKSDK
- a CDS encoding aspartate-semialdehyde dehydrogenase is translated as MKVAIVGASGAVGQEFLRVLDERNFPLDELVLFGSKRSAGTKYTFRGKQIEVKLLQHNDDFKGVDIAFTSAGAGTSKEYAETITKHGAVMIDNSSAFRMDNDIPLVVPEVNAADAKDRPRGIIANPNCTTIQMVVALKAIEQLSHIKTVHVSTYQAASGAGAAAMDELYTQYRQVLAGESVTVEKFAYQLAFNLIPQIDVFTDNGYTKEEMKMFHETRKIMHSDIKVSATCVRVPALRSHSESIWVETERPISVEEAREAFAKGDGLVLQDNPAEKEYPMPLFLAGKDPVYVGRIRKDLANENGLTFWIVGDQIKKGAALNAVQIAEYLVKENAL
- a CDS encoding winged helix DNA-binding domain-containing protein; the encoded protein is MLKQRMLSQGIAGPRFEKPEEVVEWMGAMQAQDIRAAKWAVGLRIASPSLTAVQKALDTGRILRLHVMRPTWHYIPGRDIKWMTGLSTKGLLSKFRFYAKHFSLTEEDFLRSKPQIEEVLSGQHLTSLEVYEQLHLKGIALDEPIVKMYLSFGEADGTVCSGIEKNGKHTYALTCERIPDAIELSHEEALAELTRRYFRSHGPATLEDFVWWSALSIGEARNAIASLGTEMITERYNDREMLIHASSPGLAGEVEIDERNVFQFLPPFDEYLVSYKNRLDCIKEAHTKYAYNNFGIFQSVILHQGRITGNWRKTSKKGVFDTSFFPGCRPAAKKLIEKAIKECVLFHES
- a CDS encoding RagB/SusD family nutrient uptake outer membrane protein, with amino-acid sequence MKKYIIAAFSIACLGLSSCTDVLDRPSETKYTDDTYWTSEDQYRLYFNYYYPYYFTGYNSGYGTNFTPVRGYTFSDDFANSAKQSSFTAVVPGDNGKYDMDTWAGAEYGGRQWDFAWVRKTNIAIDRLESHKANLSEEAYNHWMGIARFFRAYEYYRLVMTFGDIPYWDAPVDETDLASMYKDRDARSTVADAIYNDLKYALENVRIDDGSMNINRYVVAAVASNIMLFEGTWQHYHKDNTLESSSKLSDENAKKYLQLCIEASEFVMNSNKWSCTKDFRSIFGSNSLTSHPEVIFYRSYEAGKVTHCLASYSNGQETLSSNANLALLRSFICTDGKPYQASDIKNAKSFSMKDLAKTRDSRLEATFLNFSWKNSFTYIYQDKFISREGATYYADNANRPDEFESNVNINAAPCLRLSEVLLNWIEAKEVMAEFLGGTAVTQADIDKSINAIRNRPLDETAIANGVQKTAPLQIASIANDPARDADVSPLMWEIRRERRMEFIFETQRLNDIRRWFKLDYMDNKKYPETMLGAWVDLPNEFPEQLDDANKEAGKSVMKEDGTVVVWNGSNQADMVGYAIPINAAARNDFSNKNYLAPVGSSIIASYKNKGFTLTQTGGW
- a CDS encoding TonB-dependent receptor; its protein translation is MNEDSKKRGLAYSKLLTAVAISSLLLSSGNVLATPTVPSTVAGVTEQLQTITATGLVVDATGEPVIGASIVEKGTTNGIVTDIDGKFTLNVKQEAVLRISFVGYQTLDIKATKNMKIVLKEDAEMLSEVVVVGYGAQKRTNLTGAVATVDVGKALDSRPIADVGRGLQGTTPGLTITIPTGEVGTDPNIRIRGAIASLEGNSKPLILMDNVEIPSISLVNPDDIESISVLKDAAASSIYGSKAAFGVILITTKKGATVDKVTINYSGNVAFQTVAKDSNVGGISGMEYIMDAAERTGGTLAGAFFYITREGIERSKEWEKLYGGTVGKNDPTVYGRDWYLDANNRKIGVRHYDPYDYLVKDVAVAQTHNLSVNGKSGKTTFNIGLGYLDQDGMNKAAKEDNFKRYNASINLTTEFNKWITLKAGAIYSKREKSYPYNATGVFDPWYYCYRWSDIYPMGIDENGNELRSPASEFSQANTAKMTRNYTNINVGLHLNILKGWTADFDYSHANQEYIWLRPGTRFTAANTWGGATPRLDANGNQVTVNYYGQNMPAYDLVMSTYTGAGSGVDRLDRYTENSMRNTINAYTTYELNFLKDHNMKFMLGMNRVTYDMEYSQARRMQVNDVENPQFNFATGEQYVYGDKDWNAQLGYFGRINYDYAGRYLLEANLRYDGTSVFGADQRWRWYPSFSAGWRVSEEAFMQSIKEAVSALKLRASWGKIGDQSVPNSLYVSTISSGSTVSWIGGDGNLLNYVGTPTSVARDITWQDISTFDIGLDARFLNGELGVTFDWFRRKTENMIVPNQDLTFSYGTSSLKGNYGNLHTDGWEIGLDYSHQFKNGLRITANATLSDFKTIIDNYGNVTGLDSNYKGKRYGDIWGYKVERLYQKDDFVYDADGNLVKEKITTGKGAGVEINKLKDPNAHNQAYLQSGSLVFGPGDVMYKDLDGDGEITSGDNTIDSHGDKVVIGNSTPRYQYSFRIGADWKGVDLSLFFQGVGKCDMWGSSSLTLAGFNTGDGAIAKRFSTDYWREDRTDAFYPRAVNMGNETNSFNMCYSDRYLLNMAYLRLKNITVGYTLPAHLTKKALIQKARIYASCENLFTWDHLDGTPVDPEAAVLKTADYEYLTNSSTSNYAGGRVGIGTPTFRTISIGIQLTF